From the genome of Candidatus Eisenbacteria bacterium, one region includes:
- a CDS encoding tetratricopeptide repeat protein has product MSLFGAALVVFSGIPTWNSVPGTQGPRATQSESVDELFQTGVYLYTIGSFYASASYFEKCLKKHPDDSMEKQATYWLSLSLIGSGQIPKAQKELEKLVRKPLNEPLMSQSLLSLGDCYRLLGNCRKAGEVYEKVVRTGGSYVPLAMRNKALCLELEGMKADAIRVYQEILLRFPNSLVSAEAREKVHKNGRKIGVPRGSK; this is encoded by the coding sequence ATGAGCCTCTTTGGCGCTGCCCTAGTTGTCTTCAGTGGGATACCTACCTGGAATAGCGTTCCCGGCACTCAGGGTCCGAGAGCAACACAGAGCGAGTCTGTTGACGAACTCTTTCAGACAGGCGTTTACCTCTACACCATCGGTTCTTTCTACGCCAGCGCATCCTATTTCGAGAAGTGCCTGAAGAAACATCCAGACGATTCCATGGAGAAACAGGCGACGTACTGGCTTTCGCTCTCTCTCATAGGGAGCGGACAAATCCCCAAGGCACAGAAGGAACTTGAGAAGCTCGTTCGAAAACCCCTGAATGAACCGCTCATGAGTCAGAGTCTCCTTTCTCTTGGTGACTGCTACCGGCTTCTTGGGAACTGCAGAAAGGCAGGGGAAGTCTACGAAAAAGTTGTCAGAACAGGCGGCTCATATGTCCCGCTTGCTATGAGGAACAAGGCGCTGTGTCTTGAGCTTGAAGGCATGAAGGCCGACGCAATCCGGGTTTACCAGGAGATTCTGCTCAGATTTCCGAACTCTTTGGTTTCCGCTGAGGCAAGGGAGAAAGTTCACAAGAATGGACGCAAAATTGGAGTCCCCCGGGGCTCGAAATAA
- the miaB gene encoding tRNA (N6-isopentenyl adenosine(37)-C2)-methylthiotransferase MiaB: MRNDATFFIKTFGCQMNVWDSENIRDLLLSHSLSEVSRPEEADMIFVNTCSVRDHAEKRALGWIRELDATKKRNDGLIVGAMGCFAQRLGRDILSVLPNVDFVIGTDAYERFDAILERLKAGERQIIDTGPEKGFRSSPRPGRKRLRAFVSIMKGCENFCSYCVVPYVRGRERSRPLADIIEEAECLVEHGTKDITLLGQNVNSYRFGELDFAGLLNEISRITGLLRLRFTTSHPKGLSPEILDSMSSCPTVCEHLHLPAQSGSNNILKLMNRGYTREQYMDLAERVRSRIPGISITTDLMVGFPGESESDFEETLDLVNRVGFDSSFAFKYSPRPGTAASNLVETVSTQEKERRLDVLLKLQKRIADEKNKGLTGKILEVLPEGRAKGADGFLTGRTRSNKTVLFEGKDDEIGKPVMVEILDARGLTLYGKRQGGGNGGSPTCG; this comes from the coding sequence ATGAGAAACGACGCCACATTTTTTATCAAGACATTCGGGTGCCAGATGAATGTCTGGGATTCCGAGAATATCCGCGATCTGCTCCTGAGTCATTCTCTGTCTGAGGTATCCCGCCCGGAAGAAGCCGACATGATATTTGTTAACACATGCTCGGTCAGAGACCATGCCGAAAAGAGGGCGCTCGGCTGGATAAGGGAGCTGGATGCCACAAAAAAGAGGAATGATGGTCTCATCGTGGGTGCCATGGGATGCTTTGCGCAAAGACTCGGAAGGGACATTCTCTCGGTTCTTCCCAACGTAGATTTTGTCATCGGTACGGATGCTTACGAGAGATTCGATGCAATCCTCGAGAGGCTCAAGGCGGGCGAGAGACAGATAATTGACACCGGGCCTGAAAAAGGTTTCAGGAGCTCTCCTCGGCCGGGAAGAAAGAGACTCAGGGCATTCGTGTCCATCATGAAGGGATGCGAGAACTTTTGTTCCTACTGTGTTGTGCCCTACGTGAGGGGGAGAGAGAGGAGCAGGCCGCTCGCCGACATTATTGAAGAAGCGGAATGCCTTGTGGAGCACGGGACAAAGGACATCACTCTTCTTGGCCAGAACGTGAACTCGTACCGTTTTGGGGAGCTTGATTTTGCTGGGCTTCTGAATGAGATTTCCAGAATCACGGGCCTTCTCCGGCTTAGATTCACTACTTCGCACCCGAAGGGCCTTTCTCCCGAAATTCTGGATTCGATGTCATCCTGCCCGACCGTCTGTGAACATCTTCACCTTCCTGCGCAATCCGGCTCAAACAATATTCTCAAGCTGATGAACAGGGGCTACACTAGAGAGCAATATATGGATCTCGCGGAACGAGTCAGGTCCAGGATCCCCGGCATAAGCATCACAACCGACCTCATGGTTGGCTTCCCGGGAGAGAGTGAATCTGACTTTGAGGAGACTCTTGACCTTGTGAATCGCGTGGGGTTTGACTCCTCGTTCGCGTTCAAGTACTCGCCAAGACCAGGGACTGCTGCGTCGAACCTTGTGGAGACTGTTTCAACTCAAGAGAAGGAGAGAAGGCTCGATGTACTTCTGAAGCTTCAAAAGCGAATCGCAGATGAGAAGAACAAGGGCTTGACAGGGAAGATTCTTGAGGTGCTCCCTGAGGGCAGAGCAAAGGGTGCAGATGGTTTTCTTACGGGAAGGACAAGGTCCAACAAGACTGTTCTCTTTGAAGGCAAAGATGATGAAATCGGGAAACCGGTGATGGTTGAGATTCTCGATGCCAGGGGTCTCACACTTTACGGGAAAAGACAAGGCGGAGGAAATGGAGGTTCCCCAACATGTGGTTAG
- a CDS encoding tetratricopeptide repeat protein produces MSDPGILILLLLAVFLAVAIYSLSRKKKAKPAESESPYTKALNCLISGSNDDALRFLKETVHRDSQNIDAYLKLGDLLRKQGQVEKATQIHRDLTVRPLADGKLKEAVYESLVEDFVASAKYPSAILAGEKVLDLNKKNVKVLKLLGRVYENLKQWDKACEIEEELEKLSGSKEPGRLALYKSWIGRDLLRRKRIREAKKAFKDALRLDGDCVPAFLYLGDIYREDGRIDRAITLWKGIASRFPGMAYIVFDRLEKALFEKGRFGEMMEFYEELAQRNPKDSSTLLSLATLQKKRGDKNEALRLVREVLEFEPENERARAELIMLYHEDGRNDDAYREAAKLAEKLKKENEKYRCRNCGNRSDEPLWRCPSCLQWDTYLE; encoded by the coding sequence ATGTCAGACCCCGGCATACTAATACTTCTTCTTCTCGCCGTATTCCTTGCGGTGGCAATCTATTCACTTTCCAGGAAGAAAAAAGCCAAACCCGCTGAATCCGAATCTCCCTATACGAAAGCGCTTAACTGCCTCATTTCGGGAAGCAACGATGATGCCCTCAGATTCCTGAAGGAGACCGTCCACAGGGATTCGCAGAACATCGACGCCTATCTTAAGCTTGGCGACCTTCTGAGAAAGCAAGGTCAGGTGGAGAAGGCGACACAGATTCACAGAGACCTCACCGTGAGACCCCTTGCGGACGGGAAGCTCAAAGAGGCGGTTTACGAGAGTCTCGTTGAGGATTTTGTGGCTTCGGCGAAATACCCAAGTGCGATACTGGCAGGAGAGAAGGTCTTGGATCTGAACAAGAAGAACGTGAAGGTCCTTAAACTCCTCGGCCGGGTCTACGAGAATTTGAAGCAATGGGACAAGGCGTGCGAAATTGAGGAGGAGTTGGAGAAGCTCAGCGGGTCCAAGGAGCCGGGTCGGCTTGCTCTCTATAAGAGCTGGATAGGTCGTGACTTGCTGAGGAGGAAAAGGATAAGGGAGGCCAAGAAAGCCTTCAAGGATGCTCTCAGGTTAGATGGAGATTGCGTTCCTGCCTTTCTATATCTCGGAGACATTTACAGGGAAGATGGACGCATTGACCGGGCAATCACTCTCTGGAAAGGTATAGCATCGCGGTTTCCGGGAATGGCCTACATTGTTTTTGACCGGCTCGAAAAAGCCCTCTTTGAAAAGGGCAGATTCGGAGAGATGATGGAGTTCTACGAGGAGCTCGCTCAGCGCAATCCTAAAGATTCGAGTACTCTTCTTTCTCTGGCCACTCTTCAGAAAAAGAGAGGCGACAAAAATGAAGCTTTGAGATTGGTAAGGGAAGTGCTTGAGTTTGAGCCGGAGAATGAAAGAGCGAGAGCGGAACTCATAATGTTGTATCATGAGGATGGCAGGAACGATGATGCCTATCGCGAGGCAGCGAAGCTTGCAGAAAAACTAAAGAAAGAAAATGAAAAATACAGGTGCAGGAATTGCGGCAACAGGTCTGATGAGCCTCTTTGGCGCTGCCCTAGTTGTCTTCAGTGGGATACCTACCTGGAATAG
- a CDS encoding EutN/CcmL family microcompartment protein: MIIGEVVGTVVATRKEETLVGLKLLVVREVDPFGKATGSFSVAVDAVGAGVNETVLCASGSSARLTEQTKDRPVDTVIMAIVDSIEMDGKFIYVKSQGRPREPVA, encoded by the coding sequence TTGATCATAGGTGAGGTTGTAGGAACTGTTGTTGCGACAAGGAAGGAAGAAACTCTCGTAGGTCTTAAACTCCTGGTCGTAAGAGAAGTCGATCCATTTGGAAAGGCAACAGGTTCATTCAGTGTGGCGGTCGATGCCGTGGGTGCAGGAGTGAATGAGACTGTCCTCTGCGCGAGCGGAAGCTCGGCGCGGCTCACAGAACAGACAAAGGATAGGCCCGTCGACACCGTGATCATGGCAATCGTTGACTCGATTGAAATGGACGGGAAGTTTATCTACGTGAAGAGCCAGGGAAGGCCCAGAGAACCTGTCGCCTGA
- the eutM gene encoding ethanolamine utilization microcompartment protein EutM, giving the protein MEEALGLIETRGFVAMVEASDAMVKAAKVRLVSYEKIGGGYVTTIVRGDVAAVRAATEAGGAAAGKVGEVISIHVIPRPHASLEDVLPIGRATETSGKK; this is encoded by the coding sequence ATGGAAGAAGCGTTGGGCCTGATTGAAACAAGAGGATTTGTCGCCATGGTAGAGGCATCTGATGCCATGGTGAAGGCTGCAAAGGTGCGGCTTGTCAGCTATGAGAAGATAGGAGGCGGCTACGTGACGACGATTGTCAGGGGAGATGTTGCCGCCGTCAGGGCTGCCACGGAAGCGGGCGGAGCTGCTGCAGGCAAGGTGGGTGAAGTTATCTCCATCCACGTGATCCCAAGGCCGCACGCAAGCCTTGAGGATGTTCTTCCTATCGGACGAGCCACGGAGACCTCGGGTAAGAAGTAG
- a CDS encoding LapA family protein, protein MWLVKMFLTGIVLAAILLFAILNLQQEPVTVRFWFTHNYELKVQFIIALFGSFVLGAFVWFLFTIGHEMKLRGRISRLEKEKRKLGEELTALRNLPLEDVQPLSQGEEGERS, encoded by the coding sequence ATGTGGTTAGTGAAGATGTTTCTGACCGGGATTGTTCTTGCCGCAATCCTTCTTTTTGCCATCCTCAATCTTCAACAGGAGCCGGTGACCGTGCGATTCTGGTTCACGCACAACTATGAGCTCAAGGTCCAGTTCATCATTGCTCTTTTTGGCTCATTTGTCCTTGGCGCGTTCGTCTGGTTTCTCTTCACAATCGGGCACGAAATGAAATTGAGGGGAAGAATTTCGCGGCTTGAAAAGGAAAAGAGAAAACTTGGCGAGGAACTAACGGCTTTGAGGAATCTCCCGCTCGAAGACGTGCAGCCGCTATCCCAGGGTGAAGAAGGAGAGAGGAGCTGA
- a CDS encoding 4Fe-4S dicluster domain-containing protein, with protein sequence MPINIAAAIEQAGVAGAGGAMFPTHVKAKSRAEIAIANGAECEPLLASDRVVMENLAHEVVKGLDLMQKSTGARKGIVAVKAKNKSALETIRNVASRYGDKEVFPLDDVYPAGDEHVLTYEVTGRVVPPGGIPIQVGVVVNNVTTLLQVSRALDGKVFTSRFVTVCGDVPIPKTLSFPLGTPVREALRVCGLTKTDDIDVIIGGPIMGYVPRTLDEPLTKGTAGIVVLRKDHILVAKKKVSSSIEVLRGNSACDQCFDCTELCPRYLLGHDIYPHKIMRTVSLLIDTAVDEITSALLCSECGICGLYACPQLLRPEVVNKKIKQELLKKGLRHDSRGISEEQKSLRDGRRIPMARMKARLGLESYSPPDMFDLRVLEVERVSIPLSQHTGVPSVPIVSVGQRVNEGQLIARIPDGKLGANIHASISGVVESVNGAITIRG encoded by the coding sequence ATGCCCATTAACATAGCAGCCGCCATAGAGCAGGCCGGTGTTGCCGGCGCCGGCGGGGCTATGTTTCCCACCCACGTTAAAGCCAAATCCAGAGCCGAAATAGCCATTGCAAACGGAGCCGAGTGCGAGCCTCTCCTTGCGAGCGACCGCGTAGTTATGGAAAATCTTGCGCATGAGGTAGTGAAGGGACTCGACCTCATGCAGAAATCAACGGGTGCAAGAAAGGGCATTGTGGCGGTAAAGGCGAAGAACAAGTCGGCGCTTGAAACCATCAGGAATGTCGCGTCAAGGTACGGCGACAAAGAAGTCTTTCCGCTGGATGATGTTTACCCTGCAGGTGATGAGCATGTGCTCACATATGAAGTGACCGGCAGGGTCGTTCCACCCGGCGGGATTCCCATACAGGTTGGTGTGGTCGTGAACAACGTAACGACGCTGCTTCAGGTCTCAAGGGCGCTCGATGGAAAGGTATTCACGTCAAGGTTCGTCACGGTTTGCGGCGACGTCCCCATCCCCAAGACTTTGTCTTTTCCTTTGGGGACGCCGGTGAGGGAGGCGCTCAGGGTCTGCGGACTTACTAAAACGGATGATATTGACGTCATAATCGGCGGTCCTATAATGGGATACGTCCCACGAACTCTCGATGAACCGCTGACAAAAGGGACAGCGGGCATCGTGGTACTCAGGAAAGACCACATACTTGTGGCTAAGAAGAAAGTGTCGTCTTCCATTGAAGTGCTGAGAGGGAATTCGGCCTGCGACCAGTGTTTTGACTGTACGGAGCTCTGCCCGAGATATCTCCTTGGGCACGACATCTATCCTCACAAGATCATGAGGACCGTGAGCCTCCTGATTGACACGGCAGTGGACGAGATAACAAGTGCACTTCTATGCTCCGAATGCGGAATCTGCGGGCTCTATGCCTGTCCTCAGCTTCTGAGGCCGGAAGTTGTCAACAAGAAGATAAAGCAGGAGCTTCTGAAGAAGGGATTGCGTCATGATTCGAGGGGTATCTCGGAGGAGCAGAAATCCCTGAGGGACGGAAGAAGAATCCCCATGGCGAGAATGAAAGCAAGATTGGGGCTTGAGAGTTATTCGCCGCCGGACATGTTCGACTTGCGGGTTCTCGAGGTGGAGAGGGTGTCAATTCCGCTTTCGCAGCACACCGGCGTTCCATCTGTGCCCATCGTGTCGGTAGGGCAGCGTGTAAATGAGGGCCAGCTCATTGCCAGGATCCCGGATGGGAAACTTGGTGCTAATATACATGCCTCCATTAGCGGCGTCGTTGAAAGCGTGAATGGCGCAATTACAATTCGCGGATAG
- a CDS encoding aldehyde dehydrogenase EutE, which produces MKYDDDRINAIVERVVEKLGHELKRRPASTLAQLQRESSDASESGVFGELDSAVKAAREAHLALISLSVIKRKEIISAIRQTVKDNAKLLSEMAVEETGLGRVDDKIRKNLLVGEATPGIEDLEPISFSGDHGLTLVDWAPFGVIGSITPVTNPSETIINNGMSMMAGGNAVVFCPHPTAKNVSNKTIELLNQTVVRTGGPPNVFTSLAEPSIEAAQALMKHPGIRLLVVTGGSAVVKQAMQSGKRVIAAGPGNPPVVVDETADIEKAGKDIVNGASLDNNIVCISEKEIIAVSSIADGLKAAMTRNGACELKGHQIERLKSLLLEKDNGPRKHAVMNKKYVGKDAKLILGELGIRAQDDIRLIVVETDKDHPFVWTEMMTSVIPLVRVADVDEGILLAKEVEHGFAHTAVMHSKNIEKLSKMAKYMNASIFVKNGPSYAGLGFGGEGFTSFTIASPTGEGLTSARTFVRPRRCVLVDYFRIV; this is translated from the coding sequence ATGAAGTATGACGATGACAGAATAAATGCCATAGTCGAAAGAGTTGTCGAAAAACTTGGCCATGAACTCAAGAGGAGACCGGCGTCGACACTTGCGCAATTGCAGAGGGAATCTTCAGACGCTTCTGAGAGCGGCGTTTTTGGAGAACTTGACAGTGCTGTGAAGGCTGCGAGAGAGGCGCACCTGGCGCTTATTTCTCTTTCAGTGATTAAGAGAAAGGAAATAATTTCGGCGATAAGGCAGACGGTGAAGGATAATGCAAAGCTGCTTTCCGAGATGGCGGTTGAAGAAACCGGACTTGGCAGAGTCGATGACAAGATCAGGAAGAACTTGCTGGTCGGCGAGGCAACTCCGGGCATCGAAGACCTCGAACCCATCTCGTTTTCGGGAGATCACGGCCTTACCCTTGTGGACTGGGCTCCCTTTGGAGTAATCGGCTCCATAACACCGGTAACAAATCCTTCCGAAACCATCATAAATAACGGCATGAGCATGATGGCCGGCGGAAATGCTGTCGTCTTCTGTCCGCATCCGACCGCAAAGAATGTTTCAAACAAGACCATCGAGCTTTTGAACCAAACCGTAGTAAGGACCGGCGGACCTCCGAACGTTTTCACGTCACTCGCCGAACCATCAATAGAAGCTGCGCAGGCATTGATGAAGCATCCGGGCATAAGACTTCTCGTTGTCACGGGCGGCTCCGCAGTCGTGAAACAGGCGATGCAGTCCGGAAAGAGGGTAATTGCAGCAGGTCCCGGGAACCCGCCAGTCGTCGTTGATGAGACTGCCGATATCGAAAAGGCGGGGAAGGACATCGTAAACGGCGCCTCGCTTGACAACAACATTGTCTGCATTTCCGAAAAGGAGATCATCGCAGTCAGTTCAATTGCGGACGGTCTGAAAGCTGCGATGACCAGGAATGGCGCCTGTGAATTGAAGGGTCATCAGATAGAGAGGTTGAAGTCGCTTCTGCTGGAAAAGGACAACGGTCCCAGGAAGCATGCTGTGATGAACAAGAAGTACGTCGGCAAAGACGCGAAGCTCATACTTGGCGAGCTTGGCATTCGCGCCCAGGACGATATCCGACTTATCGTTGTCGAAACCGATAAGGATCATCCATTTGTGTGGACTGAAATGATGACGTCTGTGATTCCGCTTGTCCGCGTTGCGGATGTTGACGAAGGGATTCTCCTTGCAAAAGAGGTGGAGCACGGGTTTGCGCACACTGCAGTGATGCATTCAAAGAATATCGAGAAGTTGAGTAAGATGGCGAAGTACATGAATGCATCGATTTTTGTAAAGAATGGCCCTTCATATGCCGGTCTCGGGTTTGGAGGAGAGGGATTCACCAGTTTCACGATTGCAAGCCCGACCGGAGAGGGCTTGACATCCGCGCGCACCTTCGTTCGGCCCAGAAGGTGTGTTCTCGTTGACTACTTCAGGATAGTCTAG
- a CDS encoding BMC domain-containing protein → MNLANEALGMIETRGFIGMVEASDAMVKAAKVTLVKYERIGGGYVTALVRGDVGAVKAAVQAGSSAAEKVGELVSAHVIPSPHLSLEDTMLK, encoded by the coding sequence ATGAATTTGGCCAATGAGGCTTTGGGCATGATTGAAACAAGAGGTTTTATTGGGATGGTTGAGGCTTCGGATGCAATGGTGAAGGCAGCGAAGGTCACTCTGGTAAAGTACGAAAGGATCGGCGGCGGATACGTCACGGCGCTTGTGAGAGGCGACGTCGGCGCCGTCAAGGCTGCTGTCCAGGCAGGTTCGAGCGCCGCAGAAAAGGTTGGAGAGCTGGTTTCTGCGCACGTAATCCCGAGCCCTCATCTATCCCTGGAAGATACAATGCTGAAGTAA
- a CDS encoding BMC domain-containing protein: MSESLRDTIGVVELNSIAAGFLTADEMVKVAPVSLLEAAPVCPGKFVILVAGDVASVDASVKKGLETGGAFVVDQLFLPYVDPGVFPALLGTSDVREIEAIGVIETFSVAATIAAADRAAKTAKVRLIEIRVAKGLGGKGYVSFTGEVSDVESSVRAGEEAAKERGLLVKGIVIPRPHKDFSARIL, translated from the coding sequence TTGAGTGAATCGCTGAGAGACACGATAGGAGTGGTTGAGCTAAACAGCATAGCCGCCGGTTTTCTCACCGCTGATGAGATGGTTAAGGTAGCGCCAGTGAGCCTTCTTGAGGCGGCACCTGTCTGCCCTGGAAAATTCGTGATTCTGGTTGCAGGAGACGTTGCCTCGGTAGATGCGTCCGTGAAAAAGGGATTGGAGACAGGAGGAGCGTTTGTTGTTGACCAGCTCTTTCTGCCTTATGTCGATCCGGGAGTCTTTCCTGCGCTTCTTGGCACAAGTGACGTTCGGGAAATCGAAGCAATAGGTGTGATAGAGACTTTTTCAGTTGCCGCCACAATCGCAGCTGCCGACCGCGCCGCAAAAACTGCGAAGGTCAGACTCATCGAGATAAGGGTTGCAAAGGGACTCGGTGGGAAGGGCTATGTAAGTTTCACCGGCGAAGTCAGCGACGTGGAGTCTTCTGTCCGGGCAGGCGAAGAGGCCGCAAAAGAAAGAGGGCTCCTTGTGAAGGGCATCGTTATACCTAGACCGCACAAAGACTTTTCTGCTAGGATTCTCTAG
- the pduL gene encoding phosphate propanoyltransferase has protein sequence MSQYVKSRPASPADEIAEEVLRRVRERLEKWPSVSALKKFVPVGVSARHVHLSKEVFSKLFGENCELQKLKDLTQTGQFAAKETVTIIAPNLRTLEDVRILGPVRNYTQTELSRSDGRRLGLELPVRDSSDLANTPGVVLVGPRGSVQISEGAVRAIRHIHMTDEDTREFGVRDGDTVSVKVEGEKGLTFDMVKVKVDPTYCLELHLDTDDANAAGLSDGDLVELIRG, from the coding sequence ATGTCTCAGTACGTTAAGTCTCGGCCTGCTTCTCCCGCCGATGAGATTGCTGAAGAGGTTCTGAGGAGGGTTAGGGAGAGACTTGAGAAGTGGCCAAGTGTATCGGCCCTAAAGAAGTTTGTTCCTGTCGGAGTCTCAGCCAGACATGTCCACCTCTCAAAGGAAGTTTTCTCGAAACTCTTCGGAGAGAACTGCGAACTCCAGAAGCTCAAGGACCTGACTCAGACAGGCCAGTTCGCAGCCAAAGAGACAGTGACGATCATTGCGCCCAATCTGAGAACGCTTGAAGATGTCAGGATTCTCGGACCGGTAAGAAACTACACCCAGACAGAGCTTTCAAGATCGGACGGCCGCCGGCTCGGCCTGGAGTTGCCGGTGAGGGACTCCAGTGATCTTGCGAACACGCCTGGCGTTGTGCTTGTCGGACCCAGAGGTTCTGTTCAGATCTCTGAAGGAGCAGTGAGAGCGATAAGACATATCCACATGACTGATGAGGATACCCGGGAGTTCGGCGTCAGGGACGGCGATACCGTGAGCGTGAAGGTGGAAGGAGAGAAGGGACTCACATTCGACATGGTGAAAGTCAAGGTTGACCCGACGTATTGCCTCGAGCTTCATCTTGATACTGATGATGCAAATGCGGCGGGGCTTTCTGACGGTGACTTAGTAGAGCTGATAAGGGGGTGA